In Actinomadura citrea, a single window of DNA contains:
- the rmuC gene encoding DNA recombination protein RmuC produces the protein MDLALFAGLLVGAVFGAVAGYALATGRQGALIARARAAEEKLAYAEERMAEHFENLSAKALDASNQRFLELADARLKAAGVEAAGELQRRQQAVEHLVAPLKETLAKVEEQLREVETGRRESHAMLAKQVDFVRQSSDQLRRETQSLVRALQRPEARGRWGELQLRRVVELAGMAHHCDFDEQAGAVTADGTVRPDMVVRLAGGKNIVVDSKVSLAAYLQAAESGDPVRLDAHARHLRDHVDRLSAKSYWQAFSPAPEFVVLFIPGEAFLAPALDRDPGLLEYAMRRRVHIATPTTLITMLRTASYAWQQAALSRNARAVFDLGKELYERLGTMGQHVDELGRALTGAIKSYNRTVGSLETRVLVSARKLNELGVVDDGLESPHPVEESPRALSAAELTAYDELFDDEDHLPDRDHSRPGPAAAGPGGRVPEQGDPRNVQERNGPGRVGGPPPMGKRWR, from the coding sequence ATGGACCTCGCGCTGTTCGCCGGACTCCTCGTCGGCGCCGTCTTCGGCGCCGTCGCGGGGTACGCGCTCGCGACGGGCCGGCAGGGCGCGCTGATCGCGCGGGCGCGGGCGGCCGAGGAGAAGCTCGCCTACGCCGAGGAGCGGATGGCCGAGCACTTCGAGAACCTGTCGGCCAAGGCCCTGGACGCCAGCAACCAGCGGTTCCTGGAGCTGGCGGACGCGCGGCTCAAGGCGGCCGGCGTCGAGGCGGCCGGGGAGCTGCAGCGCCGCCAGCAGGCCGTCGAGCATCTGGTCGCGCCGCTCAAGGAGACGCTCGCCAAGGTGGAGGAGCAGCTCCGCGAGGTGGAGACGGGCCGCCGCGAGTCGCACGCCATGCTGGCCAAGCAGGTCGACTTCGTCCGGCAGAGCTCCGACCAGCTCCGGCGCGAGACGCAGTCGCTCGTGCGGGCGCTGCAGCGACCCGAGGCCCGGGGGCGCTGGGGCGAGCTCCAGCTCCGCCGCGTCGTGGAGCTGGCCGGGATGGCGCACCACTGCGACTTCGACGAGCAGGCCGGCGCGGTCACGGCCGACGGCACGGTCCGCCCCGACATGGTGGTGCGGCTGGCCGGCGGCAAGAACATCGTGGTCGACTCCAAGGTCTCGCTGGCCGCCTACCTTCAGGCGGCGGAGAGCGGCGACCCCGTGCGGCTGGACGCGCACGCGCGGCACCTGCGCGACCATGTCGACCGCCTGTCGGCCAAGTCGTACTGGCAGGCGTTCAGCCCTGCGCCGGAGTTCGTCGTGCTGTTCATCCCGGGCGAGGCGTTCCTGGCGCCCGCCCTCGACCGCGACCCCGGCCTGCTGGAGTACGCGATGAGGCGGCGGGTGCACATCGCCACGCCGACGACCCTCATCACCATGCTGCGGACGGCGTCCTACGCGTGGCAGCAGGCCGCCCTCTCGCGCAACGCCCGCGCGGTCTTCGACCTGGGCAAGGAACTGTACGAGCGGCTGGGCACGATGGGGCAGCACGTCGACGAGCTCGGCCGCGCGCTGACCGGCGCCATCAAGTCCTACAACCGGACGGTCGGTTCCCTGGAGACGCGCGTTCTGGTCAGTGCGCGCAAGCTGAACGAGCTCGGAGTGGTGGACGACGGCCTGGAAAGCCCCCATCCTGTCGAGGAGAGCCCCCGCGCCCTGTCCGCGGCCGAACTGACCGCATACGACGAACTTTTCGACGACGAGGACCATCTGCCTGATCGGGACCATTCCCGGCCTGGCCCCGCCGCGGCGGGTCCCGGCGGGCGCGTCCCCGAGCAGGGCGATCCGCGGAACGTCCAGGAGCGGAACGGGCCGGGGCGTGTGGGGGGTCCGCCTCCCATGGGGAAGAGGTGGCGATGA
- a CDS encoding DUF4245 domain-containing protein, producing the protein MTDKTPSSAPDAEAVQTEADAPADRPETDAPQARPEPAAHAGRPVVEVSPGVYKRLTTGLGGFTMAMGACLLIVLAIYVVTPRSNEEVLPTVDYGSQLWVMRNDAPFTVYAPEGLPATWRPNSSRVHGLDADGKDPVAWHLGFVTPSDEYAALEQSNEKASQYVPRMANSSRPVGTQQVNGVAWTKYHRKDKKANSLARTLPDGASIVVTGTASYTELAVLAGSLKEQAKTGGPTPPVTVTPAS; encoded by the coding sequence GTGACCGACAAGACCCCATCCTCCGCCCCGGACGCCGAGGCCGTCCAGACTGAGGCGGACGCGCCCGCGGACCGCCCCGAGACGGACGCTCCGCAGGCACGCCCCGAGCCGGCCGCGCACGCGGGACGGCCCGTGGTCGAGGTGAGCCCCGGAGTGTACAAGCGGCTGACCACGGGGCTCGGCGGCTTCACCATGGCGATGGGCGCCTGCCTGCTGATCGTGCTGGCGATCTACGTCGTCACGCCGCGCAGCAACGAGGAGGTCCTGCCGACCGTCGACTACGGCTCGCAGCTGTGGGTGATGCGCAATGACGCGCCCTTCACCGTCTACGCGCCCGAAGGGCTGCCCGCCACCTGGCGTCCCAACAGCTCGCGGGTGCACGGGCTGGACGCCGACGGCAAGGACCCCGTCGCCTGGCATCTGGGGTTCGTGACGCCCAGCGACGAGTACGCGGCGCTGGAGCAGAGCAACGAGAAGGCGTCGCAGTACGTCCCGCGCATGGCCAACAGCAGCCGGCCGGTGGGGACGCAGCAGGTGAACGGCGTCGCCTGGACCAAGTACCACCGCAAGGACAAGAAGGCGAACTCCCTCGCCCGGACGCTTCCGGACGGGGCCAGTATCGTCGTCACCGGCACCGCGTCCTACACGGAGCTGGCCGTCCTGGCCGGGTCGCTGAAGGAGCAGGCGAAGACCGGGGGGCCGACGCCTCCGGTGACGGTCACGCCGGCCTCCTGA
- a CDS encoding exodeoxyribonuclease VII small subunit, with protein MADEKGTAEKPSYEQARDELAEVVKRLEAGGLTLEESLGLWERGERLASVCEEWLEGARARLAAALERPGDGDAAAPF; from the coding sequence GTGGCGGACGAGAAGGGGACGGCCGAGAAGCCGTCGTACGAGCAGGCGCGGGACGAGCTGGCCGAGGTCGTCAAGCGGCTGGAGGCGGGCGGCCTGACGCTGGAGGAGTCCCTCGGCCTGTGGGAGCGGGGCGAGAGGCTCGCCTCCGTCTGCGAGGAGTGGCTGGAGGGCGCCCGCGCCCGGCTGGCCGCGGCCCTGGAACGGCCGGGCGACGGCGACGCCGCCGCCCCGTTCTGA
- the ychF gene encoding redox-regulated ATPase YchF: MSLSIGIVGLPNVGKSTLFNALTKNDALAANYPFATIDPNVGVVGVPDPRLTVLAELFGSQKTIPATMEFVDIAGIVKGASEGQGLGNKFLANIRETNAICQVIRAFEDPDVTHVDGDVAPSRDIETINTELILADLQTIEKALPRLDKEARTKKDKDKLAVVDAVNAAQKLLNEGVTLFAGAEQAGVDLELLRELHLLTAKPFLYVFNLDEGELTDEALRERLRTLVAPAEAIFLDAKIEAELIELPDDEALELLQGMGQEESGLSQLVRIGFATLGLQTYLTAGPKESRAWTIPKGATAPEAAGVIHTDFQRGFIKAEIVSYDDLTAAGSMAAARTAGKVRMEGKDYVMQDGDVVEFRFNV, from the coding sequence GTGAGCCTCTCCATCGGAATCGTCGGGCTGCCCAACGTCGGCAAGTCGACGCTCTTCAACGCGCTGACCAAGAACGACGCGCTGGCCGCCAACTACCCGTTCGCGACCATCGACCCCAATGTCGGCGTGGTCGGCGTGCCCGATCCGCGGCTGACCGTGCTCGCCGAGCTCTTCGGCTCGCAGAAGACCATCCCGGCGACGATGGAGTTCGTCGACATCGCGGGCATCGTCAAGGGCGCGTCCGAGGGGCAGGGGCTCGGCAACAAGTTCCTCGCCAACATCCGGGAGACCAACGCGATCTGCCAGGTCATCCGGGCGTTCGAGGACCCGGACGTCACGCACGTGGACGGCGACGTCGCCCCGTCCCGCGACATCGAGACGATCAACACCGAGCTGATCCTGGCCGACCTCCAGACGATCGAGAAGGCGCTGCCGCGCCTCGACAAGGAGGCCCGGACCAAGAAGGACAAGGACAAGCTCGCCGTCGTCGACGCCGTCAACGCCGCGCAGAAGCTCCTGAACGAGGGCGTCACGCTGTTCGCGGGCGCCGAGCAGGCCGGGGTCGACCTGGAGCTCCTGCGCGAGCTGCACCTGCTCACCGCCAAGCCGTTCCTCTACGTCTTCAACCTGGACGAGGGCGAGCTGACCGACGAGGCCCTGCGCGAGCGCCTGCGCACCCTCGTCGCGCCCGCCGAGGCGATCTTCCTGGACGCCAAGATCGAGGCGGAGCTGATCGAGCTGCCCGACGACGAGGCGCTCGAACTGCTGCAGGGCATGGGGCAGGAGGAGTCCGGCCTGTCGCAGCTCGTCCGGATCGGGTTCGCCACCCTCGGCCTCCAGACCTACCTGACGGCGGGGCCCAAGGAGTCGCGCGCCTGGACGATCCCCAAGGGCGCCACCGCGCCGGAGGCCGCCGGCGTCATCCACACCGACTTCCAGCGCGGCTTCATCAAGGCCGAGATCGTCTCCTACGACGACCTGACCGCGGCGGGCTCGATGGCCGCCGCCCGCACCGCCGGCAAGGTGCGCATGGAGGGCAAGGACTACGTCATGCAGGACGGCGACGTCGTGGAGTTCCGCTTCAACGTCTGA
- a CDS encoding MarR family winged helix-turn-helix transcriptional regulator: protein MTASERELAEQLNRRLRHVVLMLRQVSADQPITSQQLSVLGSLEHGPRRMTELAAEHGVRLPTMTAQINRLERDGLVARGRSGADARVVTARLTGPGRDRLAAGRERRIGFLAERFAELTDGERAAVAAALPALDKLFGAP, encoded by the coding sequence GTGACCGCATCCGAACGCGAGCTCGCCGAGCAGCTCAACCGGCGCCTGCGCCACGTGGTGCTGATGCTCCGGCAGGTCAGCGCCGACCAGCCGATCACCAGCCAGCAGCTGTCCGTGCTCGGCTCCCTGGAGCACGGGCCGCGGCGGATGACCGAGCTGGCCGCCGAGCACGGCGTCCGGCTGCCGACCATGACGGCGCAGATCAACCGGCTCGAACGCGACGGGCTCGTCGCGCGCGGCCGGAGCGGCGCCGACGCCCGCGTCGTCACCGCCCGGCTCACCGGGCCGGGACGCGACCGGCTGGCCGCCGGGCGCGAGCGCCGGATCGGCTTCCTCGCCGAGCGGTTCGCGGAGCTGACGGACGGGGAGCGCGCGGCGGTCGCCGCGGCGCTGCCCGCCCTCGACAAGCTCTTCGGCGCACCCTGA
- the xseA gene encoding exodeoxyribonuclease VII large subunit codes for MAMETTAESPVPVRTVLQAVSGWIGRLGRIWVEGQITDLNARGGTVYMTLRDPVANMSVRVVGPRAVFEAAGPAVTDGARVVVHAKPDFWINRGTFSLSVLEIRPVGVGELLARLERLKRVLASEGLFRPERKRPLPFLPGRIGLICGRDSDAEHDVLQNARRRWPAVAFRVENTAVQGSYAVGEVMEALRALDADPEIDVIIIARGGGAMEDLLPFSDEALVRAVHAARTPVVSAIGHEQDSPLLDLVADVRASTPTDAAKKAVPDVREQLQLVRQLRDRGRRCLSGAVERELAWLRSVRSRPALADPVREIERQSEQVAALRDRTRRSLSAALDRAGDELGHTRARLLALSPAATLERGYAIVQREDASVVREAASVKDGERLHVRLADGRLGVSVTERE; via the coding sequence ATGGCGATGGAGACCACTGCCGAATCCCCGGTTCCGGTGCGCACCGTGCTGCAGGCGGTGAGCGGGTGGATCGGCAGGCTCGGCCGCATCTGGGTGGAGGGTCAGATCACCGACCTCAACGCCCGCGGCGGCACGGTCTACATGACGCTCCGCGACCCGGTGGCGAACATGTCGGTGCGGGTCGTCGGCCCGCGCGCGGTGTTCGAGGCCGCCGGGCCGGCGGTCACCGACGGGGCCCGCGTCGTCGTGCACGCCAAGCCCGACTTCTGGATCAACCGCGGGACGTTCTCGCTCAGCGTGCTGGAGATCAGGCCGGTCGGCGTCGGCGAGCTGCTGGCCCGGCTGGAGCGGCTCAAGCGGGTGCTGGCGTCCGAGGGGCTGTTCCGGCCGGAGCGCAAGCGCCCGCTGCCCTTCCTGCCCGGCCGGATCGGGCTGATCTGCGGGCGCGACTCCGACGCCGAGCACGACGTCCTGCAGAACGCACGGCGGCGGTGGCCGGCGGTGGCGTTCCGGGTGGAGAACACCGCGGTGCAGGGTTCGTACGCGGTCGGCGAGGTGATGGAGGCGCTGCGCGCGCTGGACGCCGATCCCGAGATCGATGTGATCATCATCGCGCGCGGCGGCGGCGCGATGGAGGACCTGCTGCCGTTCTCCGACGAGGCCCTCGTCCGCGCGGTCCACGCCGCCCGCACGCCGGTCGTCAGCGCGATCGGGCACGAGCAGGACAGCCCGCTCCTGGACCTGGTCGCCGACGTCCGGGCCTCCACCCCGACCGACGCCGCGAAGAAGGCCGTGCCGGACGTGCGGGAGCAGCTCCAGCTCGTCCGGCAGCTGCGCGACCGCGGGCGGCGGTGCCTGTCCGGCGCGGTGGAGCGGGAGCTGGCATGGCTGCGGTCGGTGCGCTCCCGGCCCGCGCTGGCCGACCCGGTGCGGGAGATCGAGCGGCAGTCCGAGCAGGTCGCGGCGCTGCGCGACCGGACGCGCCGGTCCCTGTCGGCGGCGCTGGACCGGGCCGGGGACGAGCTCGGGCACACCCGCGCCCGGCTGCTCGCCCTCTCCCCCGCCGCGACGCTGGAGCGCGGGTACGCGATCGTCCAGCGGGAGGACGCGTCGGTGGTGCGGGAGGCGGCGTCGGTCAAGGACGGCGAGCGCCTGCACGTGCGGCTCGCCGACGGGCGGCTCGGTGTGAGCGTGACCGAGCGGGAATGA
- a CDS encoding TetR/AcrR family transcriptional regulator: MSSDIDVPSGGVTRNGGARPADGPARTSDRGAATRGALLAAARDVFCESGFAQAAVTDIVAKAGASVGSLYHHFNGKADLYLTLFEDFQGRQQERTREAINAVREAGEKDPMRQFIAGAGAYLNGCLDERDVARLFISGDGPPGFDRVMRQRLNKWASRNAALFHTADGGVDEALVTVLTGAMAGAVSEISLLDDEDAARRLADRTMAIVGTIRNPGTEQRQG; this comes from the coding sequence ATGAGCAGCGACATCGACGTCCCGTCCGGCGGGGTGACTCGGAACGGGGGCGCGCGGCCCGCCGACGGCCCCGCGCGGACCTCCGACCGCGGGGCCGCCACCCGCGGCGCCCTGCTGGCCGCGGCCAGGGACGTCTTCTGCGAGTCCGGCTTCGCCCAGGCCGCGGTGACCGACATCGTCGCCAAGGCCGGCGCCAGCGTGGGCAGCCTCTACCACCACTTCAACGGCAAGGCGGACCTGTACCTGACGCTGTTCGAGGACTTCCAGGGACGCCAGCAGGAGCGCACCCGCGAGGCGATCAACGCCGTCCGGGAGGCCGGCGAGAAGGATCCCATGCGGCAGTTCATCGCCGGCGCGGGCGCCTACCTCAACGGCTGCCTCGACGAGCGGGACGTCGCCCGGCTGTTCATCTCCGGCGACGGGCCCCCCGGGTTCGACCGGGTCATGCGCCAGCGGCTGAACAAGTGGGCCAGCCGCAACGCCGCCCTGTTCCACACCGCCGACGGCGGCGTCGACGAGGCCCTGGTCACGGTGCTGACGGGCGCGATGGCGGGCGCGGTGTCGGAGATCTCGCTGCTGGACGACGAGGACGCCGCCCGCAGGCTCGCCGACAGGACCATGGCCATCGTCGGCACGATCCGCAACCCCGGTACGGAGCAGCGCCAGGGGTAG
- the glpX gene encoding class II fructose-bisphosphatase, whose protein sequence is MSDETTVSSPLATEPSAPDRNLAMELVRVTEAAAMAAARWVGRGDKNGADGAAVNAMRQLINTVSMRGVVVIGEGEKDNAPMLFNGEEVGDGSGAECDVAVDPVDGTRLTALGMSNAIAVLSVAPRGSMFDPSAVFYMEKLVTGPEAADAVDIERPIADNIRAIARAKGSSPHDVTVCILDRPRHEGIVKEVREAGARIKFILDGDVAGAIMASRPGTGVDLLLGIGGTPEGIIAACAIKALGGVIQGRLWPQDDEERQKATDAGHELGRVLTTDDLVTSDDVFFAATGITDGELVDGVRYSKGTAVTHSLVMRSRSGTIRTISSEHQLSKLRAYSAINFDTAV, encoded by the coding sequence ATGTCCGATGAGACCACCGTTTCCTCCCCCCTCGCCACCGAGCCGTCGGCGCCGGACCGCAACCTCGCGATGGAGCTGGTCAGGGTGACCGAGGCCGCCGCCATGGCCGCGGCCCGCTGGGTCGGCCGGGGGGACAAGAACGGCGCCGACGGGGCCGCCGTCAACGCGATGCGCCAGCTGATCAACACCGTGTCCATGCGGGGCGTCGTCGTGATCGGCGAGGGCGAGAAGGACAACGCGCCGATGCTGTTCAACGGCGAGGAGGTCGGGGACGGCTCCGGCGCCGAGTGCGACGTCGCCGTGGACCCGGTGGACGGCACCCGGCTGACCGCGCTCGGCATGAGCAACGCCATCGCGGTGCTGTCGGTGGCGCCGCGCGGGTCGATGTTCGACCCGTCGGCGGTGTTCTACATGGAGAAGCTGGTGACCGGCCCGGAGGCGGCGGACGCCGTCGACATCGAGCGCCCGATCGCCGACAACATCCGCGCGATAGCCCGCGCCAAGGGGTCCTCGCCGCACGACGTGACGGTCTGCATCCTCGACCGGCCGCGGCACGAGGGCATCGTCAAGGAGGTCCGGGAGGCCGGGGCGCGGATCAAGTTCATCCTGGACGGCGACGTGGCCGGCGCGATCATGGCGTCGCGGCCGGGCACCGGCGTGGACCTGCTGCTCGGCATCGGCGGCACCCCGGAGGGCATCATCGCCGCATGCGCGATCAAGGCGCTCGGCGGGGTGATCCAGGGCCGGCTGTGGCCGCAGGACGACGAGGAGCGGCAGAAGGCCACCGACGCGGGCCACGAGCTGGGCCGGGTGCTCACCACCGACGACCTGGTGACCTCCGACGACGTGTTCTTCGCCGCGACCGGCATCACCGACGGGGAGCTGGTCGACGGCGTCCGCTACAGCAAGGGCACGGCGGTCACGCACTCGCTGGTCATGCGGTCGCGCAGCGGCACCATCCGGACGATCTCCAGCGAGCACCAGCTGAGCAAGCTGCGCGCCTACAGCGCGATCAACTTCGACACGGCGGTGTAG
- a CDS encoding MFS transporter: protein MHAKPSATPKGGGILRQPTSVWATAFAAVVAFMGIGLVDPILPAIAANLDASPSQVSLLFTSYFLITAVAMLVTGWVSSRIGGRRTLLIGLAIVVAFAALAGTSGTVGQLVGFRAGWGLGNALFVATALAVIVGAASGGAGGDPEGAGDRPPAKGKRGAESAIILYEAALGIGISLGPLAGALLGDMNWRFPFFGTAALMAVGFLLIATLLKPTPKPAEKTRLSAPIRALAHGGLSTTAFTALFYNYAFFTILAFTPFVLGMSAHGIGLVFFGWGVMVALASVFGAPVLQRRIGTVRVMYLALGLLIVFQLGLAFLGHGGIIACTVLSGIPIGLNNTAFTEAAMEVSDSPRPVASAGYNFVRWMGGALAPYIATRLAEEVDANLPYVVGAACCAVAIGILAVRRRHLDSLERVDIDHTFQDAPAAA, encoded by the coding sequence ATGCACGCGAAGCCCTCGGCGACCCCGAAGGGCGGCGGCATCCTCAGGCAGCCGACGTCGGTGTGGGCGACCGCCTTCGCCGCGGTCGTCGCCTTCATGGGCATCGGCCTCGTCGACCCGATCCTGCCCGCGATCGCGGCCAATCTGGACGCCTCGCCGAGCCAGGTGTCCCTGCTGTTCACCAGCTACTTCCTGATCACCGCGGTGGCGATGCTGGTCACCGGCTGGGTGTCCAGCCGGATCGGCGGACGCAGGACGCTGCTGATCGGCCTGGCGATCGTGGTGGCGTTCGCCGCCCTCGCCGGGACGTCCGGGACCGTCGGGCAGCTCGTCGGCTTCCGCGCCGGCTGGGGCCTCGGCAACGCCCTGTTCGTCGCCACCGCGCTCGCCGTCATCGTGGGTGCGGCCTCTGGCGGAGCCGGAGGCGACCCGGAGGGTGCGGGGGACCGGCCCCCCGCGAAGGGGAAGCGCGGCGCGGAGTCGGCGATCATCCTCTACGAGGCGGCGCTCGGCATCGGCATCTCACTCGGCCCGCTCGCCGGCGCCCTGCTCGGCGACATGAACTGGCGGTTCCCCTTCTTCGGCACCGCCGCGCTCATGGCGGTCGGCTTCCTGCTGATCGCCACGCTGCTCAAGCCCACGCCGAAGCCCGCCGAGAAGACCCGCCTGAGCGCGCCCATCCGGGCCCTGGCGCACGGCGGCCTGTCCACCACCGCGTTCACCGCGCTGTTCTACAACTACGCGTTCTTCACCATCCTGGCCTTCACCCCCTTCGTCCTCGGCATGAGCGCGCACGGCATCGGCCTGGTGTTCTTCGGCTGGGGCGTGATGGTCGCGCTGGCGTCGGTGTTCGGCGCCCCCGTGCTGCAGCGGCGCATCGGGACCGTCCGGGTCATGTACCTGGCGCTGGGGCTGCTGATCGTGTTCCAGCTCGGGCTCGCGTTCCTCGGGCACGGCGGGATCATCGCCTGCACCGTCCTGTCCGGCATCCCGATCGGGCTGAACAACACCGCGTTCACCGAGGCCGCCATGGAGGTCTCCGACAGCCCGCGGCCCGTCGCGTCCGCCGGGTACAACTTCGTCCGGTGGATGGGCGGCGCCCTCGCCCCGTACATCGCGACGAGGCTCGCGGAGGAGGTCGACGCGAACCTGCCGTACGTGGTCGGCGCGGCCTGCTGCGCCGTCGCGATCGGCATCCTCGCGGTGCGCCGCCGCCACCTGGATTCGCTGGAGCGGGTCGACATCGACCACACCTTCCAGGACGCCCCAGCTGCGGCCTGA
- a CDS encoding DUF6542 domain-containing protein, which translates to MSSSTVRDAPGGSSASPEGPARRRRGGAPRSESAGPITLTGRGGIVVMFAAGVLCGLLSRWFGVPLLAGAGFAIGCALAAFATRPADLLTLVVSPPLVFLAATLTVVLVTTLGEGSLLRGVTVGVFTALAATAPWLFFGTLLVVVICLARGVLTNARELHDKLVGVRLFEKDENENPVRWDDSPGTPEGRHARGDRPPSGAAG; encoded by the coding sequence ATGAGTTCATCGACGGTACGCGACGCGCCGGGCGGCTCCTCGGCGTCCCCGGAGGGCCCGGCGCGGCGCCGGCGCGGCGGTGCGCCCCGCTCGGAGTCGGCCGGCCCGATCACGCTCACCGGGCGCGGCGGCATCGTGGTCATGTTCGCCGCCGGGGTGCTGTGCGGGCTGCTGTCGCGGTGGTTCGGCGTGCCGCTGCTGGCCGGCGCCGGGTTCGCGATCGGCTGCGCGCTCGCCGCCTTCGCGACCCGTCCCGCCGACCTGCTCACGCTCGTCGTCAGCCCGCCGCTGGTGTTCCTCGCCGCCACGCTCACGGTCGTGCTCGTCACCACGCTCGGCGAGGGCTCGCTGCTGCGCGGCGTCACGGTGGGCGTCTTCACCGCGCTCGCGGCCACCGCGCCGTGGCTGTTCTTCGGCACGCTGCTCGTGGTCGTGATCTGCCTGGCGCGCGGCGTCCTGACGAACGCCCGGGAGCTGCACGACAAGCTGGTCGGGGTCCGTCTCTTCGAGAAGGACGAGAACGAGAACCCCGTCCGGTGGGACGACTCCCCCGGCACGCCGGAGGGCCGGCACGCCCGGGGCGACCGGCCGCCGTCCGGGGCCGCGGGCTAG
- a CDS encoding 4-hydroxy-3-methylbut-2-enyl diphosphate reductase translates to MTSTQRRVLLAKPRGYCAGVDRAVQAVEIALEKYGAPIYVRKQIVHNVHVVRTLEERGAIFVDETEEVPEGSIVVFSAHGVAPVVHEEARGLSLRTIDATCPLVTKVHKEAVRFAAQDYDILLIGHEGHEEVIGTTGEAPDHIHLVDGPDDVANVIVRDPEKVAWLSQTTLSVDETVATVEKLRERFPKLMDPPSDDICYATQNRQVAVKEMAAQAQLVIVVGSTNSSNSVRLVEVAKEHGADAAYLVDYAEHIDPAWLEGVATVGVTSGASVPDELVQDVLAWLAERGYGEAEEIESVEERMRFSLPKELRKDLRITPV, encoded by the coding sequence ATGACCTCCACCCAGCGCCGTGTCCTGCTCGCCAAGCCGCGTGGTTACTGCGCGGGCGTCGACCGGGCCGTGCAAGCGGTCGAGATCGCCCTGGAGAAGTACGGGGCCCCGATCTACGTCCGCAAGCAGATCGTCCACAACGTGCACGTCGTGAGGACGCTGGAGGAGCGCGGCGCGATATTCGTGGACGAGACCGAGGAGGTCCCCGAGGGCTCCATCGTGGTGTTCTCCGCCCACGGCGTGGCGCCCGTGGTGCACGAGGAGGCCAGGGGCCTGTCCCTGCGCACCATCGACGCGACGTGCCCGCTGGTGACCAAGGTCCACAAGGAGGCCGTCCGGTTCGCCGCCCAGGACTACGACATCCTGCTGATCGGCCACGAGGGCCACGAGGAGGTCATCGGCACCACCGGCGAGGCCCCCGACCACATCCACCTCGTCGACGGCCCGGACGACGTCGCCAACGTGATCGTCCGCGACCCCGAGAAGGTGGCGTGGCTGTCGCAGACCACGCTGTCGGTCGACGAGACCGTCGCCACCGTCGAGAAGCTCCGCGAGCGGTTCCCCAAGCTGATGGACCCGCCGTCCGACGACATCTGCTACGCCACCCAGAACCGGCAGGTCGCGGTGAAGGAGATGGCGGCGCAGGCCCAGCTCGTCATCGTGGTCGGGTCGACCAACTCCTCCAACTCCGTCCGCCTGGTCGAGGTCGCCAAGGAGCACGGCGCCGACGCCGCCTACCTCGTCGACTACGCCGAGCACATCGACCCGGCCTGGCTGGAGGGCGTCGCCACGGTGGGCGTCACGAGCGGCGCGTCGGTGCCGGACGAGCTGGTCCAGGACGTCCTCGCCTGGCTCGCCGAGCGCGGCTACGGCGAGGCCGAGGAGATCGAGTCCGTCGAGGAGAGGATGCGCTTCTCCCTGCCGAAGGAACTCCGCAAGGACCTGCGCATCACGCCCGTCTAG